TGCTTTGATAATAAACAAGATTTTACCCTTTGGTTATAGAGGTGATTTTTATCAAGAAACATACCAACGTCAACAGGAAAATATAGAGGAAATAAAAAACATCTTTCATTCCTTAGAAGTATTTAAAGTCCATCAATTAAAAGAAGAATTGAAAGGAATTGAGAATCTAAAAAGAATCAGTCAGGAATTATATAATAATATGGACCCATTAAAAAACTTTCATCAGCAACAAACAGTTAAGCTAGATAAAATTAATGATACTCATTACTTATATAAGCTATATATGCCTTTTATTCAAAAAGAAAAATTTAAGATTTTTCAAAAAGGGGGAATCTTGATAATTAAATTAGCGAATTATAAGCAAAAAGTATATCTGCCTCAAGTATTAAGCAATAAAAATGTTATAAAAGCCAGCTATAAAGATGAATTTCTAGAGCTGAATTTTGAATAATCCTTTATACTTATCTCCTTTGGAGCGTCAAAGTAGCTTTATATGTAGTTCTTATAGGAGGGTCTGGAATTCTTGGTGGCCTTATCTGCCAGGAGCTTAAAGATCTTATTAAAGAAAATTGGAACTCTTTTGGCAATTATAATATTGAACAAAGAATGAAAACCAGCAAAAATTAAGCACTAAATATACAGCAAGTTATGAGCAATTATTATCACTATATCAAAGAAGACGAAGTGTTAGGAACTTCACCGATAAAGAAATAGAAGAAGAAATAATAGAAAAAATTCTTACTGCTGCCAAAACTGCACCAATGGGTTATACACCATCAGATGTAAATGTACTGATTTGGGATAGTAAAGAAAATGGGAGGGCTTTTGTAAAAGACTTCTGTAAGTATCTAGAGAAGATGAAGTGGTTTGTCTCCAAATGGTTTTTAGCCTTAATGCGTCCTTTCTGGGGGAAAGATAATGACCTGGTATTTAAAAATTTTATTAGACCTGTTTTTTCTATATATATTGATAATATGAAAGAAGGAAGAAATTTAGTGAATTATGATGCACCACTTACTATGTATTTTTATGGTTCCCCTTTCTGTGACCCAGCAGACCCAATTATAGCAGCAACAAATGCAATGTATGCAGCTGAAGCTCTAGGACTAGGAACATGTATGCTTGGTGGCATACATCCCTTGATTCAATATGGTAAAAAGGCTAAGAACTTTAGAGAAAATCATGGGATTAAGTATAAAAGCAGAGAAGGTCTTTTTCTAAGCTTTGGCTATCCTGCAATGGAATACAAGAAAGGTATTAGAAGAAGCTTTGCCAGTGAAGTAAGGGTTTAATAAAATTGACACCATATATTAATTAAGCTTTTAAAAGAAATTTTATCTTTATTAAATAAGTGAAAACATAAAAGATGAGGGAGGAAAGAAAAATGTCTTTACTAGAATTAAAAAAAGTAGAAAAAATATATCAGCAGGGAAAAATAGAAGTTCCAGCTTTAAAGGGAGTTGATTTGAAAGTAGAAAAGGGTGAATTTACTACAGTTTTTGGACCTTCAGGTTCTGGCAAAACAACTTTGCTTAATATGATTGGATGTCTGGATAAACCAACAGCAGGGGAATTGCTCTTTGATAAAAACTTACTCAATGAAATGAGCAAAAAAGAATTAGCTATGTTAAGACGTTTCAATATCGGTTTTATCTTTCAAAGCTATAATCTAATTCCTGTATTAAGTGCTTATGAAAACGTTGAGTTTGCAATAAGATTATGTGAAGTAGAGCAAAAAGAGAGAAAAGAAAAAGTGATGGACTTACTGGAATCAGTAGGTTTAGGAGATATGGCTAATAGAAGACCCAATGAATTATCAGGAGGTCAAAAACAAAGAGTGGCTATTGCTCGTGCTTTAGTAAAAGAACCAAAGCTGGTGCTAGTAGATGAGCCAACGGCTAACCTTGATTCAAAAACCAGTGCTGAAGTATTAGAAATTATGCTAAAAATGAATCAAAAGCTAGGAACAACTTTTATCTTTTCCACACATGATCCACAGGTTATGGACTATGCCAGCAGGTTAATCGAAATCAAGGATGGAAATATTACAAAAGATGAAAAAGGGGAGGATCTCAGTGTTAATACTTAAATTAGGATTGAGAAATCT
This is a stretch of genomic DNA from Halanaerobiaceae bacterium ANBcell28. It encodes these proteins:
- a CDS encoding ABC transporter ATP-binding protein, giving the protein MSLLELKKVEKIYQQGKIEVPALKGVDLKVEKGEFTTVFGPSGSGKTTLLNMIGCLDKPTAGELLFDKNLLNEMSKKELAMLRRFNIGFIFQSYNLIPVLSAYENVEFAIRLCEVEQKERKEKVMDLLESVGLGDMANRRPNELSGGQKQRVAIARALVKEPKLVLVDEPTANLDSKTSAEVLEIMLKMNQKLGTTFIFSTHDPQVMDYASRLIEIKDGNITKDEKGEDLSVNT